A genomic segment from Sciurus carolinensis chromosome 1, mSciCar1.2, whole genome shotgun sequence encodes:
- the LOC124959792 gene encoding mitochondrial pyruvate carrier 2-like, whose amino-acid sequence MAAAGARGLRASYHRLLDKVELMVPEKLRPLYNHPAGPRTVFFWAPIMKWGLVCAGLADMARPAEKLSTAQSAVLMATGFIWSRFSLVIIPKNWSLFAVNFFVGAAGASQLLRIWRYNQELKAKAIK is encoded by the coding sequence ATGGCAGCCGCCGGCGCCCGCGGCCTGCGGGCCAGCTACCACCGGCTCTTGGATAAGGTGGAGCTGATGGTGCCGGAGAAGCTGCGGCCGCTGTACAACCACCCGGCAGGCCCCAGAACAGTTTTTTTCTGGGCTCCAATTATGAAATGGGGGTTGGTGTGTGCTGGGTTGGCTGATATGGCCAGACCTGCAGAAAAACTCAGCACAGCTCAATCTGCTGTTTTGATGGCCACAGGGTTTATTTGGTCAAGATTCTCACTTGTAATTATACCAAAAAATTGGAGTCTGTTTGCTGTTAATTTCTTCGTGGGGGCAGCAGGAGCCTCTCAGCTCTTGCGCATTTGGAGGTATAACCAAGAACTAAAAGCTAAAGCAATCAAATAA